A single window of Haladaptatus paucihalophilus DX253 DNA harbors:
- a CDS encoding ATP-dependent nuclease: MNIEKWRVSGYRSIQEEHFPCSDFNILIGKNNSGKSNVLDSMLDYRALLRDDLNPSSWYSEHIIRKDDVEEIEFDVTFRLSPQDRSSLVEELADRGIFGTSQTDDFLSSDSFSAIQHYVCISDGRITREEFSTNVGGSMQDLAYRNNQRRDSQVLVLDNLPSITHKSAKYRVDKSFLNLITDSLSGWQTLRGIRKPEGALDLIRTTQIDEAGEKLAQVLGTLKMNSSNTFDEISKNYQSIMEGVTGIEAHLLEDGNVTTEVIEEGFSDAFTLDEISAGSQQILILLTAIILAKDSSDVILIEEPEQHLHPGAEQRVYDLLEEVSLNGTQVFVTTHSDTFVNESGTEDIISVYRNDENITELEIVEDPNIDSTLSMLGYEKSDVYYSNAVVFVEDQSDKVVFDQFANTLGYSLKERGIRFVRLKGDNLYADAEPMLKLIQQLRMPYMFILDSDDMIPKEKSKSVASKLAISPDNVYVLERPIIESYLIDYPDSIVRAFNIRDEEVVKEALERAGKRDHARILNRICKEEFEQSMSKKAINGLVARHMERDEIPREVDRLLKRIRDLTKNNA; the protein is encoded by the coding sequence ATGAATATTGAGAAATGGAGGGTTTCTGGATATCGAAGTATCCAAGAAGAGCATTTCCCTTGCTCCGATTTCAATATTTTAATCGGGAAAAATAACTCAGGCAAATCCAATGTTCTAGACTCGATGCTGGATTATCGAGCACTCCTAAGAGATGATCTAAATCCGAGCTCATGGTACTCAGAACACATCATACGGAAGGACGATGTCGAAGAAATTGAGTTTGATGTAACCTTCCGACTTTCCCCCCAAGACCGTTCCTCTCTGGTCGAAGAATTAGCTGACAGAGGAATTTTTGGAACCTCTCAGACTGATGATTTTCTTTCTTCGGACAGTTTCTCTGCAATTCAACATTACGTATGTATATCTGATGGTCGAATCACTCGAGAAGAGTTCAGTACGAATGTTGGCGGGTCTATGCAGGACTTAGCCTATAGAAACAACCAGAGAAGAGATAGTCAGGTATTGGTGTTGGATAATCTACCGTCGATAACACACAAATCTGCCAAGTATCGGGTGGACAAATCGTTCTTGAATTTAATTACGGATTCCCTCTCTGGTTGGCAAACACTCCGCGGAATACGGAAACCGGAAGGAGCCCTTGACCTTATCAGAACAACTCAGATAGATGAAGCCGGTGAAAAACTTGCTCAGGTACTTGGCACACTAAAAATGAACTCATCGAACACTTTCGATGAGATCTCTAAGAATTATCAGTCAATAATGGAGGGTGTGACTGGCATTGAAGCCCATCTGTTAGAGGATGGAAACGTAACTACTGAAGTCATTGAGGAAGGATTCAGTGACGCCTTCACGTTGGATGAGATTTCGGCGGGTTCCCAACAGATTCTGATTTTGCTGACAGCGATTATCCTCGCCAAAGATAGTTCTGATGTCATACTGATCGAGGAGCCTGAACAGCATCTTCATCCGGGAGCTGAACAGCGTGTGTATGATTTGTTGGAAGAAGTTTCCTTGAATGGGACGCAAGTTTTCGTTACCACACATTCAGATACGTTCGTTAATGAAAGTGGGACAGAGGACATTATCTCGGTCTACCGAAATGACGAGAACATCACCGAGCTAGAAATTGTGGAAGATCCTAATATCGATAGTACATTGTCTATGCTTGGATATGAGAAGAGTGACGTCTATTACTCAAATGCAGTAGTCTTTGTTGAAGATCAGTCGGATAAGGTTGTATTCGACCAATTTGCTAATACCTTGGGCTATTCACTTAAGGAGCGAGGGATACGCTTTGTTCGGCTAAAAGGAGATAACCTGTATGCAGATGCTGAGCCTATGTTGAAGTTGATTCAGCAGCTGCGTATGCCGTACATGTTTATATTGGACTCGGATGACATGATCCCAAAGGAAAAATCGAAATCGGTGGCCTCGAAACTTGCAATAAGCCCTGACAACGTGTACGTGTTGGAGAGACCCATTATCGAGTCATACCTGATCGATTATCCTGACTCCATCGTTAGGGCGTTTAATATTCGTGATGAGGAAGTGGTCAAAGAGGCTCTTGAGAGGGCAGGGAAGAGAGACCACGCAAGGATTTTAAACAGAATCTGTAAGGAAGAGTTCGAGCAGAGTATGAGTAAGAAGGCGATCAATGGGTTAGTTGCTCGTCATATGGAACGAGATGAGATTCCGAGAGAGGTTGATCGGCTGTTGAAAAGAATCCGAGATCTGACGAAAAATAACGCATAA
- a CDS encoding sensor domain-containing protein — MMVHLSLTVLGVMNTGRSFVSVIARKQTYRNLAYLVTTSSLGLYYLYVLAYAYAGVIESEIMVGLLGLPLLLFPLAAFGPLARVERWLTTWLLGVNLTPRVPDKLPANSATDVRARILSLLTASEPRRSILALFVIAITGFLWLTTIGYLMLQGVAYVVTPLFAPKMMALIGVTSPSNMYARWTVITIETDVWIAKTAGAIIGSSIGLSIGVDSTEIRTLGTALLFSIGGVVLVLVSLHLSNGIARRLGQLIQVLLRPEAETE; from the coding sequence ATGATGGTGCACCTTTCATTGACTGTCTTAGGAGTAATGAACACGGGCAGATCCTTCGTCAGCGTCATTGCCCGTAAACAGACCTACCGGAACCTCGCTTATCTCGTAACGACATCCTCGCTCGGGCTGTATTATCTCTACGTCCTCGCATATGCGTACGCCGGGGTCATTGAGAGTGAAATAATGGTCGGTCTGCTCGGATTGCCACTTCTACTTTTCCCATTAGCAGCTTTCGGTCCGTTAGCGCGCGTCGAACGGTGGCTTACGACATGGCTACTCGGGGTCAACCTCACCCCGAGGGTCCCTGATAAGCTGCCTGCTAATTCGGCGACGGACGTCAGAGCTCGAATTTTGAGCCTGCTCACCGCTTCTGAGCCACGACGAAGTATCCTCGCTTTATTCGTGATTGCTATCACTGGATTCCTTTGGCTGACAACTATAGGATATCTGATGTTACAAGGAGTGGCGTATGTGGTGACCCCCCTGTTTGCCCCAAAAATGATGGCACTCATTGGCGTCACCAGCCCGTCAAATATGTATGCTCGGTGGACAGTAATCACTATTGAGACTGACGTGTGGATAGCCAAGACGGCAGGAGCAATTATCGGAAGTTCCATTGGCCTATCGATTGGGGTGGACTCCACAGAGATTCGCACGCTAGGGACCGCCTTGCTCTTCTCGATCGGTGGAGTCGTGCTGGTGCTCGTTTCCCTGCACCTGTCCAATGGCATTGCTCGCAGACTTGGCCAGCTCATTCAGGTGCTCCTCCGACCGGAAGCTGAAACGGAATAG
- a CDS encoding M48 family metallopeptidase produces the protein MLMRQYHIGQIVIPYEIDWERDRETISLSMDESMELTVCAPMTATLDDIETVLDDKQSWLMKTFYGLEKQANSPRDKEYMSGEKLVYRGRHYYLDVETGDVPEPQLSFDGDRFILTVHERDKPSDEVSVRRKRQAVEDWYYRQAEDDLPKRVDRYAPKLGAEGVTIAVCDLSRAWGEYEDESIRLHWRLVRAPVRIQDYVAVHELAHAKYDDHSAGFWNAVGSVIPDYEDRREWLRLNGPLLTG, from the coding sequence ATGCTCATGCGGCAGTATCATATCGGCCAGATTGTCATTCCTTACGAGATTGATTGGGAGCGTGACCGTGAGACAATCAGTCTCTCTATGGACGAGTCGATGGAGCTCACTGTCTGTGCTCCGATGACGGCGACGCTAGACGATATCGAGACAGTGCTGGACGACAAGCAATCATGGTTGATGAAGACGTTCTATGGTCTTGAAAAACAAGCGAACTCACCACGAGATAAAGAGTACATGAGTGGTGAGAAATTGGTCTACCGAGGACGACACTACTATCTCGACGTTGAGACCGGCGATGTACCCGAACCACAATTGTCATTTGACGGTGATCGATTCATCCTTACCGTCCACGAACGCGACAAGCCATCCGATGAAGTGAGTGTCCGGCGAAAGCGCCAAGCCGTAGAAGATTGGTACTATCGACAGGCCGAAGACGATTTACCCAAACGTGTGGATCGGTACGCTCCAAAACTTGGCGCAGAGGGTGTGACAATCGCTGTCTGCGACCTCTCGCGGGCGTGGGGCGAATACGAGGATGAGAGTATTCGTTTGCACTGGCGACTTGTACGGGCCCCAGTTCGAATTCAAGATTACGTCGCGGTACATGAGCTGGCTCACGCAAAGTACGACGACCATTCAGCTGGGTTTTGGAATGCAGTTGGGTCAGTGATCCCAGACTATGAAGACCGCCGTGAATGGCTTCGTCTTAATGGACCTCTCCTTACTGGATAA
- a CDS encoding PIN domain-containing protein has product MMFVETDFLLALAKDDDWLQERAVAAVDGYETLETSLVALAEFLAVSDRYEFDRTRAMADLLDIVTVTDEEKQIALKAAKYQDEEGATAFDAVHAATVETKRLRILASDHIYDDLDIDRVALEPPEDERP; this is encoded by the coding sequence ATGATGTTCGTCGAGACTGACTTTCTGCTCGCGCTCGCGAAAGACGACGATTGGTTACAAGAGCGCGCTGTCGCTGCCGTTGACGGGTACGAGACGCTCGAAACTTCACTCGTTGCGTTGGCAGAGTTTCTCGCCGTGAGCGACCGCTATGAGTTCGACCGCACACGGGCGATGGCTGACTTGCTCGATATTGTGACGGTCACCGACGAGGAAAAGCAAATCGCGTTGAAGGCCGCGAAGTATCAAGACGAGGAGGGCGCAACCGCATTCGATGCTGTCCATGCCGCAACGGTCGAGACAAAGCGACTCAGGATACTTGCGTCCGATCACATTTATGACGATCTGGATATCGATCGCGTCGCCCTCGAGCCGCCCGAAGACGAGCGACCGTGA
- a CDS encoding halocin C8-like domain-containing protein — MQKDNGSNNSRRRVLKSIGVASSFTALSGLSVGSGSAKPGKSIQTENGQGLNVVDATLNTGSAIHTLNTASTVEIRVENLINYMERKSGLKPESSSEIYINVQTDNSEANQFDPRISVIPFGVDTSQSQKRNSTNGAGFLFVFTVKEEGTRVPVGLYGLTSKEINSGEYIRREFGLKDESPHQYSNEVIADSQLSTPGGVTTMDTIPCAACQVLVDTVCGKVIGGIGGRYVCVAACSAVFGANFIAIFGCAAICSALIQAATAVGCTTVDKQICIYAQNHSPVDFGC, encoded by the coding sequence ATGCAAAAAGACAATGGTAGCAACAATAGCAGACGTAGAGTACTAAAGTCCATTGGTGTAGCAAGCTCATTCACGGCACTAAGTGGCCTTTCTGTAGGGTCAGGGAGCGCGAAACCGGGCAAGTCTATTCAGACCGAGAATGGACAAGGTTTGAATGTTGTCGATGCAACGCTAAATACCGGATCAGCAATCCACACTCTCAATACTGCTTCTACTGTTGAAATAAGAGTAGAGAACTTAATAAACTATATGGAAAGAAAATCTGGATTAAAGCCAGAAAGTAGTTCTGAGATATATATTAATGTCCAAACTGATAATTCAGAGGCGAATCAGTTCGATCCCCGAATCTCTGTAATTCCATTTGGAGTGGACACAAGCCAGTCACAAAAAAGAAATTCTACGAATGGTGCAGGCTTTCTCTTTGTATTCACTGTAAAGGAAGAAGGGACACGTGTTCCAGTTGGTCTCTATGGACTAACGTCCAAAGAAATCAATAGCGGAGAATATATTCGGCGAGAGTTTGGTCTAAAAGATGAGTCTCCTCATCAATATTCCAACGAGGTCATCGCGGATTCTCAGCTCTCTACGCCGGGGGGAGTTACCACTATGGATACTATTCCTTGTGCGGCTTGCCAAGTATTAGTTGATACTGTTTGTGGAAAAGTAATTGGGGGAATCGGTGGTAGATACGTTTGTGTAGCTGCATGCTCGGCAGTATTTGGTGCCAACTTCATTGCTATTTTCGGCTGTGCGGCAATATGCTCTGCACTAATACAAGCGGCTACCGCTGTCGGATGCACAACTGTCGACAAACAGATTTGCATTTATGCACAGAATCATTCGCCTGTTGACTTTGGATGCTAA
- a CDS encoding winged helix-turn-helix domain-containing protein has translation MDEETENDTAAIAAILDDEYARAILAATSMEPMSATTLSETCDASPQTIYRRVDDLKRHELLTERVQVDPDGNHYAVYTARLDAVTVRLDDGKFTVEITRTEPDVADRFTRYVENLR, from the coding sequence GTGGACGAGGAAACCGAGAATGATACGGCGGCAATTGCTGCCATTCTCGATGACGAGTACGCTCGGGCGATCCTCGCCGCGACCAGTATGGAACCAATGTCAGCGACCACCCTCAGTGAAACCTGTGACGCGTCACCCCAAACGATCTATCGCCGGGTCGACGACCTCAAACGCCACGAGTTGCTCACCGAGCGGGTTCAGGTTGATCCGGATGGAAATCACTACGCGGTTTACACAGCTCGCCTTGACGCGGTCACCGTCCGATTAGACGACGGAAAGTTCACCGTCGAGATCACCCGGACGGAGCCCGATGTCGCAGACCGGTTCACTCGATACGTGGAGAATCTCAGATGA
- a CDS encoding CPBP family intramembrane glutamic endopeptidase: MFILTTIGGFGPFIGGALLIKASGQNLRMWLSDIFRIRIAARYYLAALLIPILAIVLAGAAHVWLFGGRITPAAVPSVVVFPLYIGIILLFNGVAEEPGWRGFLLPRLQATHSALTASILVGIVWGVWHLPLLMLPGHSLTGINPWIYLPGLIALSVIMTWLTNDVEGSILPAMFFHASYNVSISYYLVGGSEGVTTSLTGGSLLLAIYGTLAVVLLVRYGPARLTPARPSIEDGSINDRTDHE; encoded by the coding sequence ATGTTTATCCTGACTACCATCGGTGGATTTGGTCCCTTCATCGGTGGGGCCCTGTTGATCAAAGCGAGTGGTCAAAACCTCCGAATGTGGCTCTCGGATATATTCCGAATCCGCATTGCTGCGCGCTACTATCTCGCTGCCCTCCTGATTCCCATTCTTGCGATTGTGCTCGCTGGAGCAGCTCACGTCTGGCTGTTCGGCGGGAGGATAACTCCTGCCGCAGTCCCATCTGTGGTAGTATTTCCCCTCTATATTGGGATAATACTGTTATTCAACGGGGTAGCCGAGGAGCCGGGGTGGCGCGGATTCCTGCTTCCGCGGCTGCAAGCGACCCATAGTGCGCTCACCGCAAGTATCCTAGTAGGTATCGTGTGGGGGGTGTGGCATCTGCCGCTGTTGATGCTTCCGGGCCACAGCCTGACTGGAATTAATCCCTGGATTTACCTCCCGGGTTTGATAGCGCTCTCGGTTATTATGACCTGGCTTACGAATGACGTTGAGGGCAGCATCCTCCCAGCAATGTTCTTTCACGCTAGCTATAACGTGAGTATATCATACTACTTGGTCGGGGGAAGTGAAGGCGTAACAACGTCACTAACAGGGGGTAGTTTGTTACTTGCGATCTACGGCACTCTTGCAGTTGTATTACTCGTCCGTTATGGGCCTGCGCGGCTGACTCCTGCCCGCCCATCAATCGAGGATGGCTCCATTAACGACCGAACAGACCACGAATGA
- a CDS encoding cell division control protein 48, which translates to MVDLKIEKEYPSDRAKNAARIPRNVIRDTALREGDPVLIQGTKRTVSVIKPLDIVDPDDSVRLDSYTRWNAGAELGDIVSLESVELKPAELVSIEIADSKGNRDEEITNELVGRVVMKNDIVPISTTEEPFVHAQLIDSSEDLVQVTIDKAQPDECLIITEETQITISPAEDEERQNR; encoded by the coding sequence ATGGTTGATCTAAAAATCGAGAAGGAGTACCCCTCGGATCGGGCGAAAAATGCCGCCCGAATCCCGAGAAACGTTATACGTGACACTGCCCTACGGGAGGGCGATCCTGTACTCATACAGGGAACAAAACGAACCGTTTCAGTGATTAAACCGTTGGACATCGTCGATCCAGACGATAGCGTCCGATTAGACTCGTACACGCGCTGGAACGCTGGTGCTGAACTCGGTGATATTGTCTCTCTTGAATCTGTTGAGCTAAAACCTGCGGAACTCGTCTCTATTGAAATTGCTGATTCAAAAGGAAACAGAGACGAAGAAATCACAAATGAACTAGTTGGCCGAGTCGTAATGAAGAATGACATTGTTCCTATTTCTACAACGGAAGAGCCGTTTGTGCACGCACAGTTGATAGATTCATCTGAAGACCTTGTACAGGTAACTATCGACAAAGCGCAACCCGATGAGTGTCTCATCATCACTGAGGAGACTCAGATCACCATCAGTCCTGCTGAGGATGAGGAACGTCAGAATCGCTGA
- a CDS encoding MFS transporter, with the protein MFELVRVETRHVLEFLDVAFLDKRANVAAQEANEPWRTRPERHQYCSRHTLRLLLRKHVNISRTEEYDSELDSPPLIHQFLTNRAAPLFDVTYPRRVVLISGAHGVNEFFSLALPPILPLLVTDYGLTYARAGLLVSVYFAMYALFQLPAGFLADRVGQARLITLGTVVMGLGLVGASFASSYLFIAMGVAVSGLGGSVYHPAGMSLISDIESETTVGKAMGVHEVAGLLGNLLAPLMIGGVAALTGWRTGLRVAGIFGVLYAGVFAITTRTATQPTPAVSRSDPSSSGSPGSFRKRVFQAIRIPIALWVLGLVLAKFAFTLQTYGVRTYATSYAVVRTAMSTGMANGALGMFLAGGAITTLWFGSLADRYDRLHLITVMFLVAGILIGVTALIPGQPLVFVGWFFVLGMAVYATLPVVNTLISEYATQESSGSLFGIVQTASALGGVIGPALFGGLAEKTGLVVAYPAIAVVCGVACLGAFLTKQDIF; encoded by the coding sequence GTGTTCGAGTTGGTTCGCGTCGAAACTCGTCATGTTTTGGAGTTTCTTGATGTCGCGTTCCTCGATAAGCGTGCAAACGTGGCAGCACAAGAAGCAAACGAGCCGTGGAGAACACGACCCGAGAGACACCAGTATTGTTCGCGCCATACGTTGAGATTGCTGCTACGAAAACACGTTAATATATCTCGCACGGAAGAATACGACAGCGAGTTGGATTCACCTCCCTTGATCCATCAGTTTCTCACAAATCGAGCAGCACCACTGTTTGATGTTACCTATCCCCGACGTGTTGTCCTGATCAGTGGTGCCCACGGCGTCAACGAGTTTTTCAGCCTTGCACTCCCACCAATTCTACCGCTCCTCGTTACCGATTATGGACTGACATATGCACGTGCTGGATTGCTTGTCTCGGTGTACTTTGCGATGTACGCACTCTTTCAGCTTCCGGCTGGCTTCCTGGCAGATCGAGTCGGTCAAGCCCGCCTCATCACGCTCGGAACTGTTGTTATGGGTCTTGGATTGGTCGGTGCAAGCTTCGCATCATCGTATCTTTTTATCGCGATGGGCGTTGCAGTTTCGGGTCTCGGCGGGAGTGTGTACCACCCTGCGGGAATGTCGCTGATAAGCGATATCGAATCGGAGACAACTGTTGGAAAAGCAATGGGGGTCCACGAAGTTGCCGGCCTGCTCGGCAATTTGCTCGCCCCGCTTATGATCGGCGGTGTCGCGGCACTTACAGGGTGGCGAACCGGCCTTCGGGTCGCCGGCATCTTTGGCGTCCTCTATGCGGGCGTGTTTGCAATAACAACCAGAACTGCCACTCAACCCACGCCAGCGGTCAGTCGTTCAGACCCATCGTCATCGGGTTCTCCAGGTAGCTTTCGAAAGCGAGTGTTTCAGGCGATTCGAATTCCGATTGCGCTGTGGGTGCTTGGGCTGGTGTTAGCGAAGTTCGCGTTTACCCTCCAAACGTATGGGGTGCGGACGTATGCGACTTCGTATGCAGTCGTCCGAACAGCAATGTCGACTGGAATGGCAAATGGTGCTCTTGGGATGTTTCTCGCTGGCGGTGCGATCACAACGTTGTGGTTCGGATCGCTTGCTGATCGCTATGATCGCCTCCATTTGATCACAGTGATGTTTCTCGTTGCAGGGATTCTGATTGGTGTGACGGCACTTATTCCAGGACAACCACTCGTATTTGTAGGCTGGTTTTTTGTTCTGGGAATGGCAGTATATGCGACGCTCCCGGTTGTGAATACGCTTATCTCAGAATATGCAACTCAAGAGAGTAGTGGGAGCTTGTTTGGAATTGTCCAAACGGCATCTGCCCTCGGTGGAGTCATTGGTCCTGCGCTCTTTGGTGGACTTGCAGAGAAAACCGGGCTTGTCGTTGCCTACCCCGCAATTGCTGTTGTCTGTGGAGTGGCCTGTCTCGGGGCCTTTTTGACAAAGCAAGATATTTTCTAA
- a CDS encoding DUF7521 family protein, translating into MMNISITDFDQLILQIASPELSQVKVLILVASGILAAAFGLLIGYQAFRGYRRNRSKPMLYIASGIVLLTTVPFIGSVLLASIGGQNPFVTLLLQRLLEFAGLACITYALYGDHDQAQPHDEQPQERHPNANR; encoded by the coding sequence ATGATGAACATATCCATCACTGACTTTGATCAGCTAATCCTCCAGATTGCCTCACCCGAGCTGTCACAGGTGAAAGTGTTGATACTGGTTGCGAGTGGAATCCTCGCTGCAGCGTTCGGTCTCCTCATCGGCTACCAGGCATTCCGGGGCTACCGTCGTAATCGAAGCAAGCCAATGCTGTACATCGCCAGCGGGATCGTGCTACTGACGACGGTGCCATTCATCGGGTCGGTCCTGCTGGCCTCAATCGGTGGACAGAATCCGTTTGTGACTCTCCTCCTCCAGCGTCTGCTCGAATTCGCTGGACTTGCGTGTATCACATATGCGTTATATGGCGATCACGACCAGGCACAACCACACGATGAACAACCGCAGGAAAGACACCCAAATGCGAACAGATAA
- a CDS encoding tyrosine-type recombinase/integrase has product MRTERNKDGTYNVWLSREEYRAIPRAANSFEHEIAIRLMGDCGLRVTEVLGVTPANISRMDDGRHYELEVTNGKDTTGSYQGGKQRETWLPVEVEATINRYVQQADLRDNDPLVGRSKRTVQYWVENAADRAADETDNDDYRRVSTHDLRRCWANHLLVEENVSPRIVMALGGWSSYDAIEPYLAAPTEGNIIESMSAVEL; this is encoded by the coding sequence ATGAGGACAGAACGGAACAAAGACGGAACCTACAATGTCTGGCTCAGTCGGGAGGAATACCGCGCGATCCCTCGCGCCGCTAACTCGTTCGAACACGAGATCGCCATTCGCTTGATGGGTGACTGTGGCCTTCGCGTCACGGAAGTACTGGGCGTCACGCCCGCGAACATCTCACGGATGGACGACGGTCGCCACTACGAACTCGAAGTCACAAATGGGAAGGACACGACTGGAAGCTACCAAGGCGGGAAGCAACGCGAGACATGGCTACCGGTCGAGGTTGAGGCAACGATCAATCGGTACGTCCAGCAGGCTGATCTTCGGGACAACGACCCCCTGGTTGGACGATCGAAACGCACCGTCCAGTACTGGGTTGAGAACGCTGCCGACCGCGCTGCCGACGAAACGGACAACGACGATTATCGGCGAGTGTCTACCCATGATTTGCGCCGCTGCTGGGCAAACCACCTACTGGTCGAGGAGAATGTGTCACCGCGCATTGTGATGGCGCTCGGTGGCTGGTCGAGCTATGACGCGATTGAGCCCTATCTCGCCGCACCCACTGAAGGGAATATCATTGAGTCGATGAGTGCTGTTGAGTTGTAA